AcaaccatttgttttttttccgtttccgcagGATCCAGAACAACTTTAGCTTCGGTTCGTCGCGATCCTCGTCAGGCAAGAGCCCGATCCTTACGAAGTACCTGCGTCATAAAGAGATGAACGACTATCTCGTGTCCTTCGCGAAACAGCATCCCGGCCGAGTGACCGTTTCCGAGATTGGAAAATCCTTCGAGAGTCGATCGATAAAGGCCATCACTATTCGCTCGCCATCCGATAAGTCCAGGCACCGTAACGCTTCGCAACCGGTCGTCTTCCTTGACGCGGGCATTCACGCACGGGAATGGGTAGCGCCTGCAACCGCCATGTACATCGTCCACGAGCTGGTTGAGAATGCCGCCCAGCACAAGGATCTGCTAGAGGGTCTCACGTGGACCATCGTTCCGCTAGTGAACCCGGACGGTTACGAATACAGTCACGAGCGGGAACGGCTCTGGCGCAAGACCCGACGCCCGTCCGGTCCACGATGCTTCGGCATCGATGGTAACCGAAACTTTGATTTCCACTGGTCCGAGATCGGTTCCTCCGACAGTCCGTGCTCGGACACGTTCCACGGGGAACATTCATTCTCGGAGCCAGAGACGCAAGCTATCCGCGACGAACTGCTGCAGCTCAAGGGTAGCTGCAAGTTCTACCTGTCGCTGCACACGTACGGCGAGTACCTGCTGTATCCGTGGGGGTGGACATCGGATCTTCCCCAGGGTTgggaagaaatcgaagaagTAGCCCAAGCGGGCGCTAAAGCTATCGCAGATGCCACCGGAACGCACTACCGCGTCGGCAGCTCGACCAACGTGCTGTACGCCGCGGCCGGAGGTAGCGACGACTATGCATTCGCTGTGGCCGATGTTCCTATCTCGATCACCATGGAACTGCCCGGTGGAGGACCCGCCGGATTTAACCCCCCGCCGAGCCGAATCGAAGAAATCGTAAAGGAATCGTTCGTCGGTATACGAGCGATGGCGCTGGAAGTTTCCAAAAAATACTCGTAAGGTCCCTGTAGCCGGGTCGAGGATGTTAGTAAGGAAAAGCTAGGAAAAGTAGTTAAtaaacaccaaaacaaaatattacaATAAATACAGAAAGTGTTTCAATAGACATTTCTTGATAGTATGTTTAAAACATTTGTCGGTAGTTCCTTCGGACGGAAGCGATAAAGTTAAGGCTAGTCATCGCTTTAAATAGTCTTTTAATGGTTTATGTGAACATGTTTTTTATACAATTAAACTAGTTTCAACAAACGTACCGTTTCTTCAGTTTAAGGCGCGTTTTGCTTTGGCCCGGTAGCGGTATCCAGCATTCCTACGGAATGCTACATTTTGTTAAATCAATGTCAACCATTTGATGGCACAGTAGAAGGTTGACCTTAATGTCCGGTTCTGGTTTGAAACTTTCATGAAATGCAATGTTATGGCAAAAGTTTTGTGGGGTTCCAAAGCTTCGGTGCGACGGCAAATGCGGTTCCGCTGTGATTAATCGATGAAATCGATTGAAGCTCCTTCGCGTAGCGGAAGGAACACGTGCGCGCCGTAGCGCGCCGTCAATCGAAGCTAGTAGCGTCAATGGGCCATCAccacttttcctttcgttcccTGGCGTACCCGTGGCGGTTCCGACTTGCGTTACAACGCCACCGGGTCACAGTGATGGAATGGTGCATGAGTGGTTCCTAATTCGCTGGAGCTAACCCGCTCCATTCGTTCCGGTTAGGAGTGGTTGAACGGGCCCGTTACATCGATTGGGTGTCGTGTTCCGTGTTGCTTTTTGTAggttgtttttcgctttcattgATAAGTAAAGCCCGAAACCCACACCGTTCGGCGCGACCGTTCGTCTGCAGTCTGCTGCAGGCCGAGGAAACGGTTACACCTTCCTCCATCGCTTGTTTGCCGTCCATATCTGCTTGACAATCGTAACGGCCGACTTCGTGCGTTCTATTTTTTCGCGGACGGGGACCTTCCTTCTGTGTCCCTTG
The nucleotide sequence above comes from Anopheles bellator chromosome 1, idAnoBellAS_SP24_06.2, whole genome shotgun sequence. Encoded proteins:
- the LOC131205966 gene encoding carboxypeptidase B1-like, with translation MASLGQISTLLAVFVLIGCAVAAESNRNQLYRGYKLFSVRQANQWSVDHLRQLQRSNAELDFWKLDRIAGSEAHVLVPPSQLKAFVADLLVNRIEFREIIPDYGRIQNNFSFGSSRSSSGKSPILTKYLRHKEMNDYLVSFAKQHPGRVTVSEIGKSFESRSIKAITIRSPSDKSRHRNASQPVVFLDAGIHAREWVAPATAMYIVHELVENAAQHKDLLEGLTWTIVPLVNPDGYEYSHERERLWRKTRRPSGPRCFGIDGNRNFDFHWSEIGSSDSPCSDTFHGEHSFSEPETQAIRDELLQLKGSCKFYLSLHTYGEYLLYPWGWTSDLPQGWEEIEEVAQAGAKAIADATGTHYRVGSSTNVLYAAAGGSDDYAFAVADVPISITMELPGGGPAGFNPPPSRIEEIVKESFVGIRAMALEVSKKYS